From Oryza sativa Japonica Group chromosome 4, ASM3414082v1, one genomic window encodes:
- the LOC9268315 gene encoding two-component response regulator ORR29-like: protein MAQRVGHSADGVFVMIVDEDKSHANFARGMLSSLNFHVIVYSSPVNALVFLENNAQDVAVVLAAVDMKQLSGFQFLEAARVKRQDLQVIMMSAETTMSTMMRCVKLGARFLVKKPLNEETVGNLWQHVDLKVLKMEKIRELLQDPGQETVITISYEEQFSGETEADENNEEEEVNSFEAKKADSVKVQSDEKGHDNAKISNTAAAEGSDEKVSSGDGHVVPKAYNNVNVEESIGSNNTSGEQVSDKIKSDARVGVILVDYPDFEDDETKKPTST from the exons ATGGCTCAAAGGGTAGGACACTCTGCTGATGGGGTTTTTGTCATGATCGTTGATGAAGATAAGTCACATGCCAACTTCGCAAGAGGCATGCTCTCCAGCCTCAATTTTCATG TGATAGTGTACTCAAGTCCTGTGAATGCACTCGTTTTTCTGGAGAATAACGCACAAGACGTCGCTGTAGTCTTGGCAGCAGTGGACATGAAACAATTGAGTGGTTTTCAGTTCCTCGAAGCTGCAAGAGTGAAACGCCAGGACCTTCAAGTTATCA TGATGTCAGCTGAGACAACAATGTCCACAATGATGAGGTGTGTTAAACTCGGTGCACGTTTTCTAGTGAAGAAGCCTCTTAACGAAGAAACTGTAGGTAATCTGTGGCAGCATGTTGACCTGAAAGTTTTGAAGATGGAGAAGATCAGGGAATTACTGCAAG ATCCTGGACAAGAGACGGTGATAACTATTAGTTATGAAGAGCAATTCTCTGGAGAAACTGAAGCAGATGAAAATAATGAAGAGGAGGAAGTGAATTCCTTTGAAGCTAAGAAGGCTGATTCAGTTAAAGTTCAATCAGATGAGAAGGGACATGACAATGCTAAAATCTCTAacactgctgctgctgaagGGTCTGATGAAAAAGTCTCTAGTGGTGATGGTCATGTAGTGCCTAAAGCGTATAATAATGTGAATGTTGAAGAGAGCATAGGTAGTAACAATACTTCAGGTGAACAAGTCTCCGACAAGATCAAGAGTGATGCAAGAGTTGGGGTGATCCTTGTGGACTACCCAGATTTTGAGGATGATGAGACCAAGAAACCCACAAGCACTTAG
- the LOC9269829 gene encoding two-component response regulator ORR29, which yields MVIDEDKCHADSTSYMLSAELNFSVTVFTSPIKALDFLQNHAEGVDLVLADVHMEEMNGFDFLKVARELHKSIQVINASPKNIKKIMGVDNIDCRQIAAHLQKHRLRLTKDLKKASFTTDTSKDESNSRIGPAESHHVCRNASTLQPRSNTQPTETTMQILSEDAEYDDVYAAMRRALQYGIVFDESKHSSDPSGDEDEQVVVGGDQDGCANEANDIDSSGDHHQVAAVVTKPCNANASQEIINKMTNSDGMQATKGSKAAVFRLVDYSESDSD from the exons ATGGTAATTGATGAAGATAAATGCCATGCTGATTCTACAAGCTACATGCTTTCTGCAGAACTCAACTTTTCTG TCACTGTATTTACAAGCCCCATAAAAGCACTAGACTTTCTTCAGAATCATGCAGAAGGTGTTGATTTGGTGCTGGCAGATGTCCACATGGAAGAGATGAATGGTTTTGATTTCCTTAAAGTTGCAAGAGAGCTTCATAAATCCATTCAAGTGATTA ATGCTTCACCAAAAAATATAAAGAAGATCATGGGTGTGGACAACATTGATTGTAGGCAAATTGCTGCTCATCTGCAG AAACATCGACTACGGCTAACAAAGGATTTGAAGAAAGCATCATTTACAACGGATACCAGCAAGGATGAATCAAATTCTAGAATAGGGCCTGCAGAGAGTCATCACGTGTGCCGCAACGCAAGTACACTGCAGCCTCGTTCCAACACTCAACCTACAGAAACAACC ATGCAAATCCTCTCTGAAGACGCTGAATATGACGATGTTTACGCCGCGATGCGAAGAGCCTTACAGTATGGGATTGTCTTTGATGAGTCCAAGCATTCCAGTGATCCTTCTGGTGATGAGGATGAACAAGTTGTGGTAGGAGGAGATCAAGATGGATGTGCCAATGAAGCCAATGACATAGACTCATCTGGTGATCATCATCAGGTTGCTGCTGTTGTCACTAAACCATGCAACGCAAATGCTTCACAAGAGATAATCAACAAGATGACTAATTCTGATGGTATGCAAGCCACCAAAGGAAGCAAGGCAGCAGTTTTCCGCCTTGTGGATTATTCAGAATCCGATAGCGATTAG
- the LOC107277718 gene encoding two-component response regulator ORR29-like, translating to MEQKKEGRLTDMLNVMVIDEDRRHAYSTSSMLTQFNFCVTVYTSPIKALDFLENHAQDFDLVLAEVHMEELNGFAFLTASRKIHKSIQVIMMSTETTMCTMKRCVQLGARFLVKKPLDFETTQNIWQHLDLKVVRMEKIKGLLQDDSSKNTKVIKNKGTTDCNQIATHVHQGRQLHLEKEVSNALFTNKSRKGASSSRRQRHQFHPSTQLAKTTMQVLNGDDVYTAMRRSLHLGTIFDESNYSNDPCSNEYKVGEDEIGGYGCANEANATHSSDDHNVVVPDLSCNIADDVSQEIMSKATTCVDHRKQDTTRTDGPAAMSADEANATFSTGNLQQVNVIVTCNGDGSQESIQKNTCDDQHAPTGSKPETFRLVNYSDSESD from the exons ATGGaacaaaagaaagaaggaagGCTTACCGACATGCTCAATGTCATGGTAATCGATGAAGATAGACGTCATGCCTACTCTACAAGTTCCATGCTCACTCAATTCAACTTTTGTG TCACAGTGTACACAAGCCCCATCAAAGCGCTGGATTTTCTTGAGAATCATGCACAAGATTTTGATTTGGTACTGGCAGAGGTGCACATGGAAGAGCTGAATGGTTTTGCATTTCTTACGGCTTCTAGGAAGATTCATAAATCCATTCAAGTGATTA TGATGTCAACTGAAACAACGATGTGCACAATGAAGAGGTGTGTGCAACTTGGCGCTCGATTTTTGGTAAAGAAGCCTCTTGATTTTGAAACTACACAAAATATATGGCAACATCTAGATCTAAAAGTTGTACGAATGGAGAAGATAAAGGGTTTGCTTCAAG atGACTCATCTAAAAATACGAAGGTGATCAAGAACAAGGGCACCACTGATTGCAATCAAATTGCTACTCATGTTCATCAG GGCCGCCAACTGCACTTGGAAAAGGAAGTAAGCAATGCGTTATTTACAAACAAAAGTAGAAAGGGTGCGTCAAGTTCTAGACGTCAGAGACACCAGTTTCATCCCTCAACTCAACTTGCAAAAACCACT ATGCAAGTCCTCAATGGAGATGATGTTTACACCGCTATGAGAAGATCCTTGCATCTTGGGACTATCTTTGATGAGTCCAACTATTCCAATGATCCTTGCAGCAATGAATATAAAGTTGGAGAAGATGAGATTGGAGGTTATGGCTGTGCCAATGAGGCAAATGCCACACACTCATCTGATGATCACAATGTTGTTGTTCCTGATCTATCCTGCAATATAGCAGATGATGTTTCACAGGAGATTATGAGCAAGGCTACTACTTGTGTTGATCATCGGAAGCAAGACACCACACGAACTGATGGGCCAGCAGCTATGAGTGCTGATGAAGCTAATGCTACATTCTCAACTGGTAACCTGCAGCAGGTTAATGTCATTGTGACCTGCAATGGAGATGGTTCACAAGAGAGCATACAGAAGAATACTTGTGATGACCAGCATGCCCCCACAGGAAGTAAGCCAGAAACTTTCAGACTTGTGAACTATTCAGACTCCGAGAGCGATTAA
- the LOC107277216 gene encoding two-component response regulator ORR28: MTLQPHPYTNQPAETTMQIHSEDVEHDDVYDAMRRALQDGTAFDESKYSSDPFSNEDEDVVGDGYADKANAIDSSGDHYQVAVVLTTPHNVDYTQEIMNKVTTSDDVQVTRGGKATVSRLVDYSDSDSD, from the exons ATGACCCTGCAGCCTCATCCCTACACTAATCAGCCTGCAGAAACAACT ATGCAAATCCACTCTGAAGATGTTGAACATGATGATGTTTATGATGCAATGCGAAGAGCCTTGCAGGATGGGACTGCCTTTGATGAGTCCAAGTATTCCAGTGATCCTTTTAgtaatgaagatgaagatgtgGTAGGAGATGGATATGCAGATAAAGCTAATGCCATAGACTCATCTGGTGATCATTACCAGGTTGCTGTTGTCCTCACTACACCACACAACGTGGACTATACACAAGAGATCATGAACAAGGTTACTACTTCTGATGATGTGCAAGTCACTAGGGGAGGCAAGGCAACGGTTTCCCGCCTTGTGGATTATTCAGACTCTGACAGCGATTAG